The nucleotide sequence TGCCCCTCAGGGCGCCGACGAGGTGTCGAGTGCGCGCCTCCGACTCCGGACCGAGCAGGGGGCCGTCGAGGACACCCTCAGTGCGGTCCGATCGGTGGCTGACCAGAAGGACCTTCGTGTTGTCGAACCCCTCGCGCCGGGAGGTGAGGCCTGATGGATCTCGCAATCATGGGGACGGGGACGGTCGGTAGCTCCGTCGCCGAACTCGCAAGCGAGTACGGGCACCGGGTCACCGCCATGGCCAACGTCGACGCCGCGGCGATCGACCCTGACGGCATCGACACGGCGACAGCACTGGAACGCCAGCGCTCCGAGGGGATGGCACATCTCGGTGACAGCGATCCCGACGACGTGCTGGCTGCCGAGTACGACGCGCTGATCGAGGTGACGCCGGTGACGCTGGGCGACGCCGAACCGGGATTCAGCCACGTCGAGGCTGCTTTGGAGCGGGACAAACACGTCGTCCTCGCGAACAAGGGGCCGATGGCCGAACGCTACGCCGACGTCCGTGCGCTCGAAGCCGAAAGCGCGGGCGAGGTCCGCTTCGAGGCCACCGTCGCAGGTGCGATCCCGGTACTCTCGACGATCGAGGACTACGGGCCGGGAACGATGTCCGCCGTTCGGGGTGTGTTCAACGGCACGGCGAACTTCATCCTCACGCGGATGGCCGCGGAGGGACTGGGTTACGAGCACGTCCTCGCGGAGGCACAGGACCTGGGCGTCGCCGAGGCCGATCCCGCTTTCGACGTCGAGGGGACCGACGCCGCCCTGAAGTGTGTCATCCTCGCGAACGTCCTCGCGCAGGGCGACCGTGCGTTCTCCCTCGAAGATGCGACCGTCGAGGGCATCAAGGACATCCCGGGCAGCGCGCTCGAACTCGCCCGCGAGGACGGCCGGACGATCCGGCTGATCGGCGAGGTCGCCGGCGACGAGATCCGGGTGAGTCCGCGACTGGTTCCCGAGCACAGCGAACTCGCCGTCAGCGGGACGACCAATATCGTTCAACTGGAGACCGACAACGCCGGTCGGCTCAACCTCTCCGGCCGCGGTGCGGGCGGTCCCGAAACTGCGACGGCGATCCTCGCGGACGTCAATCGGCTTCCCGAGCGCTAACCACGGACTGATTGTGGCCGGTTTCCTCCGTCGCCTGACGGAGTCACTCGACGTCGAGGGCCGCCTCCGGACTCTCGCTCTCTTCTGTCTCTCGGGACGGTGTGTCCTGTCTGTCCCGTCTTTCGAGGACAGCTCTGATCGCATCCGTGTCGTCCGTCCGGACGTCTTCGGTCTCCAGCAGCGCTTCGAGTCCCCGTTCAAGCTCCCGCTCGT is from Halorhabdus sp. BNX81 and encodes:
- a CDS encoding homoserine dehydrogenase, coding for MDLAIMGTGTVGSSVAELASEYGHRVTAMANVDAAAIDPDGIDTATALERQRSEGMAHLGDSDPDDVLAAEYDALIEVTPVTLGDAEPGFSHVEAALERDKHVVLANKGPMAERYADVRALEAESAGEVRFEATVAGAIPVLSTIEDYGPGTMSAVRGVFNGTANFILTRMAAEGLGYEHVLAEAQDLGVAEADPAFDVEGTDAALKCVILANVLAQGDRAFSLEDATVEGIKDIPGSALELAREDGRTIRLIGEVAGDEIRVSPRLVPEHSELAVSGTTNIVQLETDNAGRLNLSGRGAGGPETATAILADVNRLPER